One window of the Gambusia affinis linkage group LG01, SWU_Gaff_1.0, whole genome shotgun sequence genome contains the following:
- the rgs19 gene encoding regulator of G-protein signaling 19 isoform X4, which yields MADVLYTGPIPAEQEGGELAMGGGRSETSALSEAGEARGLTTTQNSQRPNACCFCWCCCCSCSWNEEERRKRRRKRISQDTKIETKLETCPKPSVEEIRMWSQSFDKLMRNPAGRNVFREFLRTEYSEENMLFWLACEDLKQEINKSAIEEKARSIYEDYISILSPKEVSLDARVREVINRKMQDPTPHTFEDAQLQIYTLMHRDSYPRFLSSNIYKTLVLGGSRTSSES from the exons ATGGCGGATGTACTG TACACGGGTCCGATTCCAGCCGAGCAGGAGGGTGGTGAGCTGGCCATGGGCGGAGGTCGCAGTGAGACGTCAGCTCTGAGCGAGGCAGGAGAGGCCCGGGGTTTGACCACTACCCAGAATTCCCAGCGGCCTAATGCCTGCTGCTTctgttggtgctgctgctgcagctgttcatg GAATGAAGAGGAGAGAcggaagagaaggaggaagagaataTCACAGGACACCAAGATAGAAACCAAACTTGAAACCTG TCCCAAGCCCTCGGTGGAGGAGATCCGGATGTGGTCTCAGTCGTTCGACAAGCTGATGAGGAACCCCGCAGGTCGGAACGTTTTCCGGGAGTTCCTGCGGACCGAGTACAGCGAGGAGAACATGTTGTTCTGGCTGGCATGCGAAGACCTCAAACAAGAAATCAACAAGAGTGCCATAGAAGAAAAAGCTCGGTCCATCTACGAAGACTATATTTCTATATTATCGCCAAAAGAG GTTAGCCTGGATGCCCGGGTTCGAGAGGTGATCAACAGGAAGATGCAGGACCCCACGCCTCACACGTTTGAAGACGCCCAGCTGCAGATCTACACGCTGATGCACAGGGACTCCTACCCACGATTCCTCTCCTCCAACATCTACAAGACCCTGGTTCTGGGCGGGTCCCGCACCTCCTCAGAGTCCTAG
- the rgs19 gene encoding regulator of G-protein signaling 19 isoform X1, whose protein sequence is MCLRKRSGYRPPDLINAKIYTGPIPAEQEGGELAMGGGRSETSALSEAGEARGLTTTQNSQRPNACCFCWCCCCSCSCLTVRNEEERRKRRRKRISQDTKIETKLETCPKPSVEEIRMWSQSFDKLMRNPAGRNVFREFLRTEYSEENMLFWLACEDLKQEINKSAIEEKARSIYEDYISILSPKEVSLDARVREVINRKMQDPTPHTFEDAQLQIYTLMHRDSYPRFLSSNIYKTLVLGGSRTSSES, encoded by the exons ATGTGTCTCCGAAAGCGCAGCGGATACCGCCCTCCGGACCTGATTAATGCCAAGATT TACACGGGTCCGATTCCAGCCGAGCAGGAGGGTGGTGAGCTGGCCATGGGCGGAGGTCGCAGTGAGACGTCAGCTCTGAGCGAGGCAGGAGAGGCCCGGGGTTTGACCACTACCCAGAATTCCCAGCGGCCTAATGCCTGCTGCTTctgttggtgctgctgctgcagctgttcatg TCTCACCGTCAGGAATGAAGAGGAGAGAcggaagagaaggaggaagagaataTCACAGGACACCAAGATAGAAACCAAACTTGAAACCTG TCCCAAGCCCTCGGTGGAGGAGATCCGGATGTGGTCTCAGTCGTTCGACAAGCTGATGAGGAACCCCGCAGGTCGGAACGTTTTCCGGGAGTTCCTGCGGACCGAGTACAGCGAGGAGAACATGTTGTTCTGGCTGGCATGCGAAGACCTCAAACAAGAAATCAACAAGAGTGCCATAGAAGAAAAAGCTCGGTCCATCTACGAAGACTATATTTCTATATTATCGCCAAAAGAG GTTAGCCTGGATGCCCGGGTTCGAGAGGTGATCAACAGGAAGATGCAGGACCCCACGCCTCACACGTTTGAAGACGCCCAGCTGCAGATCTACACGCTGATGCACAGGGACTCCTACCCACGATTCCTCTCCTCCAACATCTACAAGACCCTGGTTCTGGGCGGGTCCCGCACCTCCTCAGAGTCCTAG
- the rgs19 gene encoding regulator of G-protein signaling 19 isoform X3, translating into MADVLYTGPIPAEQEGGELAMGGGRSETSALSEAGEARGLTTTQNSQRPNACCFCWCCCCSCSCLTVRNEEERRKRRRKRISQDTKIETKLETCPKPSVEEIRMWSQSFDKLMRNPAGRNVFREFLRTEYSEENMLFWLACEDLKQEINKSAIEEKARSIYEDYISILSPKEVSLDARVREVINRKMQDPTPHTFEDAQLQIYTLMHRDSYPRFLSSNIYKTLVLGGSRTSSES; encoded by the exons ATGGCGGATGTACTG TACACGGGTCCGATTCCAGCCGAGCAGGAGGGTGGTGAGCTGGCCATGGGCGGAGGTCGCAGTGAGACGTCAGCTCTGAGCGAGGCAGGAGAGGCCCGGGGTTTGACCACTACCCAGAATTCCCAGCGGCCTAATGCCTGCTGCTTctgttggtgctgctgctgcagctgttcatg TCTCACCGTCAGGAATGAAGAGGAGAGAcggaagagaaggaggaagagaataTCACAGGACACCAAGATAGAAACCAAACTTGAAACCTG TCCCAAGCCCTCGGTGGAGGAGATCCGGATGTGGTCTCAGTCGTTCGACAAGCTGATGAGGAACCCCGCAGGTCGGAACGTTTTCCGGGAGTTCCTGCGGACCGAGTACAGCGAGGAGAACATGTTGTTCTGGCTGGCATGCGAAGACCTCAAACAAGAAATCAACAAGAGTGCCATAGAAGAAAAAGCTCGGTCCATCTACGAAGACTATATTTCTATATTATCGCCAAAAGAG GTTAGCCTGGATGCCCGGGTTCGAGAGGTGATCAACAGGAAGATGCAGGACCCCACGCCTCACACGTTTGAAGACGCCCAGCTGCAGATCTACACGCTGATGCACAGGGACTCCTACCCACGATTCCTCTCCTCCAACATCTACAAGACCCTGGTTCTGGGCGGGTCCCGCACCTCCTCAGAGTCCTAG
- the rgs19 gene encoding regulator of G-protein signaling 19 isoform X2, giving the protein MCLRKRSGYRPPDLINAKIYTGPIPAEQEGGELAMGGGRSETSALSEAGEARGLTTTQNSQRPNACCFCWCCCCSCSWNEEERRKRRRKRISQDTKIETKLETCPKPSVEEIRMWSQSFDKLMRNPAGRNVFREFLRTEYSEENMLFWLACEDLKQEINKSAIEEKARSIYEDYISILSPKEVSLDARVREVINRKMQDPTPHTFEDAQLQIYTLMHRDSYPRFLSSNIYKTLVLGGSRTSSES; this is encoded by the exons ATGTGTCTCCGAAAGCGCAGCGGATACCGCCCTCCGGACCTGATTAATGCCAAGATT TACACGGGTCCGATTCCAGCCGAGCAGGAGGGTGGTGAGCTGGCCATGGGCGGAGGTCGCAGTGAGACGTCAGCTCTGAGCGAGGCAGGAGAGGCCCGGGGTTTGACCACTACCCAGAATTCCCAGCGGCCTAATGCCTGCTGCTTctgttggtgctgctgctgcagctgttcatg GAATGAAGAGGAGAGAcggaagagaaggaggaagagaataTCACAGGACACCAAGATAGAAACCAAACTTGAAACCTG TCCCAAGCCCTCGGTGGAGGAGATCCGGATGTGGTCTCAGTCGTTCGACAAGCTGATGAGGAACCCCGCAGGTCGGAACGTTTTCCGGGAGTTCCTGCGGACCGAGTACAGCGAGGAGAACATGTTGTTCTGGCTGGCATGCGAAGACCTCAAACAAGAAATCAACAAGAGTGCCATAGAAGAAAAAGCTCGGTCCATCTACGAAGACTATATTTCTATATTATCGCCAAAAGAG GTTAGCCTGGATGCCCGGGTTCGAGAGGTGATCAACAGGAAGATGCAGGACCCCACGCCTCACACGTTTGAAGACGCCCAGCTGCAGATCTACACGCTGATGCACAGGGACTCCTACCCACGATTCCTCTCCTCCAACATCTACAAGACCCTGGTTCTGGGCGGGTCCCGCACCTCCTCAGAGTCCTAG
- the rgs19 gene encoding regulator of G-protein signaling 19 isoform X5, with translation MGGGRSETSALSEAGEARGLTTTQNSQRPNACCFCWCCCCSCSCLTVRNEEERRKRRRKRISQDTKIETKLETCPKPSVEEIRMWSQSFDKLMRNPAGRNVFREFLRTEYSEENMLFWLACEDLKQEINKSAIEEKARSIYEDYISILSPKEVSLDARVREVINRKMQDPTPHTFEDAQLQIYTLMHRDSYPRFLSSNIYKTLVLGGSRTSSES, from the exons ATGGGCGGAGGTCGCAGTGAGACGTCAGCTCTGAGCGAGGCAGGAGAGGCCCGGGGTTTGACCACTACCCAGAATTCCCAGCGGCCTAATGCCTGCTGCTTctgttggtgctgctgctgcagctgttcatg TCTCACCGTCAGGAATGAAGAGGAGAGAcggaagagaaggaggaagagaataTCACAGGACACCAAGATAGAAACCAAACTTGAAACCTG TCCCAAGCCCTCGGTGGAGGAGATCCGGATGTGGTCTCAGTCGTTCGACAAGCTGATGAGGAACCCCGCAGGTCGGAACGTTTTCCGGGAGTTCCTGCGGACCGAGTACAGCGAGGAGAACATGTTGTTCTGGCTGGCATGCGAAGACCTCAAACAAGAAATCAACAAGAGTGCCATAGAAGAAAAAGCTCGGTCCATCTACGAAGACTATATTTCTATATTATCGCCAAAAGAG GTTAGCCTGGATGCCCGGGTTCGAGAGGTGATCAACAGGAAGATGCAGGACCCCACGCCTCACACGTTTGAAGACGCCCAGCTGCAGATCTACACGCTGATGCACAGGGACTCCTACCCACGATTCCTCTCCTCCAACATCTACAAGACCCTGGTTCTGGGCGGGTCCCGCACCTCCTCAGAGTCCTAG